The following coding sequences are from one Leptospira mayottensis 200901116 window:
- a CDS encoding S1C family serine protease → MNNKILLNILIFLFVFFNSPLPAQNGNSTDLKALLDGVVIIRSSTFSGKEDGYSEKSIHRDAGTGIIISGNRILTNAHVVSNSSYLKVKHFNSSKFYKADVQYLGFDCDLAILKVEEEEFFTGVEPLEISESSPALGSNLLILGYPGGDENITLENGNVSRVERVRYSFTGLDYRKAIRVNANIIPGYSGGPAIQNGKVAGIAFQISQSQGNVAYLIPPEIIIHFLKDVEDGTYHGFPFPGFSFQSGHSASLKSYLKIPEGLNGILINTVYPDSSFSDLLQPEDFVYKIDQSYLNREGEIMDTIGGFIADLIEEKFIGDPVKIFFYRNGKNHKIEGTLKRVPTLDLYRQQNKNSSFLSGGFLFQPVNRALIGDEDSRLESSLRYHYSYYIQDELYRFTDRDILLSGIYPDPLNSKYSGYRYKILESINDRTPSDLEDLKSLWKKFYGGTISLKFRGVNLPIVLDQDTIDKINIRIKKRFDVEADE, encoded by the coding sequence ATGAATAACAAAATACTTTTAAATATTCTAATATTCTTATTCGTTTTCTTCAATTCTCCACTCCCCGCTCAAAACGGGAACTCTACGGATCTGAAAGCTCTTTTGGATGGCGTAGTCATTATTCGAAGTAGCACCTTTTCAGGAAAGGAAGACGGATATTCTGAAAAGTCAATCCATCGGGACGCCGGAACTGGAATCATTATTTCCGGAAACCGGATTTTGACGAACGCACATGTGGTTTCCAATTCCAGTTATCTCAAAGTAAAACACTTCAATTCGAGCAAATTTTATAAGGCCGACGTTCAATACCTGGGTTTCGACTGCGATCTCGCAATTCTCAAAGTGGAAGAGGAGGAATTTTTCACTGGAGTCGAACCTCTGGAAATTTCCGAATCCTCGCCCGCTCTCGGTAGCAATCTTCTCATACTCGGTTATCCCGGCGGTGACGAAAATATTACATTAGAAAACGGGAATGTTTCTCGAGTCGAAAGGGTCCGTTATTCCTTTACCGGCTTGGATTATAGAAAAGCGATCCGAGTAAACGCGAACATCATTCCCGGCTATTCGGGCGGGCCAGCGATCCAAAACGGAAAAGTCGCCGGAATCGCTTTCCAAATCAGTCAATCCCAGGGCAACGTCGCCTACTTAATTCCTCCGGAAATCATCATCCATTTCCTAAAGGACGTAGAGGACGGTACCTATCACGGTTTTCCGTTCCCAGGTTTTAGTTTTCAAAGCGGTCATTCCGCTTCCTTAAAGTCCTATTTGAAAATCCCGGAAGGTCTAAACGGAATTTTGATCAATACGGTTTATCCGGATTCCTCGTTTTCGGATCTTTTACAACCGGAAGACTTTGTGTATAAAATCGACCAATCCTATCTCAACAGAGAAGGTGAAATCATGGACACGATCGGCGGTTTTATCGCAGATCTAATCGAGGAAAAATTCATCGGCGATCCGGTTAAAATTTTCTTTTATAGAAACGGAAAAAACCACAAAATCGAAGGCACTCTCAAACGGGTCCCCACCTTAGATCTTTATAGACAACAGAATAAAAATTCCAGTTTTTTATCGGGAGGATTTTTATTCCAACCCGTCAACCGCGCACTTATAGGCGACGAAGATTCCAGATTGGAAAGTTCCCTTCGTTATCACTATAGTTATTACATTCAGGACGAATTATATCGTTTTACGGATAGGGATATTCTTCTTTCCGGCATTTATCCCGATCCTCTCAATTCCAAATACTCCGGTTATCGTTATAAGATCCTAGAATCAATCAACGATCGTACTCCTTCCGACCTTGAAGATTTGAAATCCTTATGGAAAAAATTTTATGGAGGTACGATCAGCCTAAAATTCAGAGGAGTTAATCTTCCAATCGTGCTCGACCAGGATACGATCGATAAGATCAACATTCGTATTAAAAAGCGTTTCGATGTGGAGGCGGACGAATGA
- a CDS encoding PDZ domain-containing protein, translated as MKRIFSKPAFLFFQVCLSVLLCLTISGPLEAETILVHFRKFSHQNPWQKGLYYQRKVPAIITDQDFLLALLAPGELPLFSETNPETKPGTRLYLFKHDPETGLALFSHRGKFSTKRKPRFGNSKHSPCSKFFPKPEWESPDLSNSIMKISRPSGAEGSERKFLYSKNMICGYTDGNWNVPAEYLFLFLHASSSNPIVHPGFSFDDALTVPERKFYFPDSYYGVVVSEVYPGVGPVHNLFPGDAIYSINGENFTHPPDRQEIFSKILTKNQHLILPGSVVTLGVFRAGKRKEITYSLKNYTEDSFFIPSNSGTKPPSYLISGGLFFTELTGSYLKESGDQYRENSDKKLLYLYESFNKKIHPEKNRLVFISRVFPDSANQGFHDFQDQILESVNNKTVRSLPDLKEILNENQDEYIVFRFSGNRIAAFSKEQLQSLNLKILSNYNLDKLDNLP; from the coding sequence ATGAAACGGATTTTCTCAAAACCCGCATTTTTATTTTTCCAAGTTTGTCTTTCTGTTCTATTGTGTTTAACGATCTCCGGTCCTTTAGAAGCAGAGACGATCCTAGTTCACTTTCGAAAATTCTCTCATCAAAATCCTTGGCAGAAAGGCCTCTATTATCAAAGAAAGGTTCCAGCAATCATAACAGATCAGGATTTTTTGCTCGCCCTTCTTGCTCCGGGAGAACTTCCTTTATTTTCGGAAACGAATCCGGAAACAAAACCTGGAACTCGTTTATATCTTTTCAAACACGATCCGGAAACGGGTCTTGCACTTTTTTCTCATAGAGGTAAATTTTCCACTAAAAGAAAACCTCGTTTCGGCAATTCCAAACATTCTCCTTGTTCCAAATTTTTCCCGAAACCGGAATGGGAAAGTCCGGATCTTTCCAACTCTATTATGAAAATAAGCAGACCATCCGGGGCAGAAGGGAGCGAAAGAAAATTCTTATATTCCAAAAATATGATTTGCGGTTATACAGACGGAAATTGGAACGTTCCTGCGGAATATCTTTTCTTGTTCTTACACGCCTCTTCGAGTAATCCAATCGTCCATCCGGGGTTTTCCTTCGACGACGCTCTTACGGTTCCGGAAAGAAAATTCTATTTTCCCGATTCTTACTACGGAGTTGTGGTTTCAGAAGTATATCCGGGAGTAGGACCGGTTCATAATTTATTTCCGGGTGATGCGATCTACAGTATCAATGGAGAAAATTTCACCCATCCTCCGGACAGACAGGAGATTTTTTCCAAAATCCTTACGAAAAATCAACATTTGATCCTTCCAGGAAGCGTTGTAACTCTCGGCGTCTTTAGGGCCGGAAAAAGAAAAGAGATCACTTATTCGTTAAAGAACTACACGGAGGATTCTTTTTTCATCCCTTCTAATTCGGGGACAAAACCTCCTTCGTATTTAATCAGCGGCGGACTCTTTTTTACGGAATTGACCGGTTCGTACCTAAAAGAATCCGGAGATCAATATAGGGAAAACTCGGACAAAAAACTTCTCTATCTCTACGAATCCTTTAACAAGAAGATACATCCCGAAAAAAATCGCCTCGTATTCATCAGCAGAGTTTTTCCGGACTCCGCAAACCAAGGATTCCACGATTTCCAGGATCAAATTTTAGAATCCGTGAACAATAAAACCGTTCGTTCTCTACCCGATCTTAAGGAAATTCTAAACGAGAATCAGGATGAATATATCGTTTTTCGTTTTTCCGGAAATCGAATTGCAGCATTTTCCAAAGAACAACTCCAGAGCTTAAATTTGAAAATTCTTTCAAATTATAACCTGGACAAATTAGACAATTTACCTTGA
- a CDS encoding ATP-binding response regulator codes for MRILFLDDEEMIRDLFQEIFGVVHDLTLAGTAEEALEICKDKSFDLIITDVRLPKMSGIDFISKLRDREVNTPFIVITGNQDIDISIRALRLGAVDFFIKPFRMDAIRHSLQKFENLFICSQELIGKNHFQLTESKQYFSIKPSLKNLNQYVNLVMRSISLIPGIHTDDILSIKLALYELLGNSIEHGFAGINYENKSRLLSSDVDYFDHVDRICDTLNEFVHLEVSFENQKVHVSLKDPGTGFDPTKVPDPVTDPNASHLSGRGIFLVKMNVDELVYNDIGNEVRFSRTLKKALPTPSQVNAG; via the coding sequence ATGCGAATTCTTTTTTTAGACGACGAGGAAATGATCCGAGACCTGTTCCAAGAGATATTCGGAGTCGTTCATGACCTCACTTTGGCGGGAACTGCGGAAGAAGCTCTAGAAATCTGTAAGGACAAAAGTTTCGATCTGATCATAACAGACGTCCGTCTACCTAAAATGAGCGGGATCGATTTCATTTCCAAGCTCAGAGACAGGGAAGTCAACACTCCTTTTATCGTAATTACGGGCAACCAGGATATAGATATTTCCATTCGAGCGCTCCGGCTTGGTGCCGTGGATTTTTTCATCAAACCATTTCGAATGGATGCGATCCGTCATTCTCTGCAAAAATTCGAAAATTTATTCATTTGTAGTCAGGAACTGATCGGCAAAAACCATTTCCAACTTACCGAGTCTAAACAATATTTTTCGATCAAACCCAGCCTTAAAAATTTAAACCAGTACGTAAACCTTGTTATGCGTTCAATTTCTCTGATTCCCGGAATTCATACAGACGATATCCTTTCAATCAAACTCGCTTTGTATGAACTGCTCGGAAATTCGATCGAACACGGGTTCGCTGGAATTAATTACGAAAATAAGTCGAGATTACTCTCCTCCGACGTGGATTATTTCGATCACGTAGACCGGATCTGCGACACTCTGAACGAATTTGTTCATCTTGAAGTTAGTTTCGAAAATCAAAAGGTTCACGTTTCTCTAAAAGATCCTGGAACGGGTTTCGATCCCACCAAGGTTCCCGACCCGGTCACTGATCCTAATGCAAGTCATCTCTCCGGTCGTGGAATCTTTCTTGTGAAAATGAACGTGGATGAACTCGTCTACAACGACATCGGAAACGAAGTCAGATTCAGCAGAACTTTAAAAAAGGCTCTTCCTACACCTTCACAAGTAAACGCCGGCTGA
- a CDS encoding oligosaccharide flippase family protein: MSKFSGKMQKISDLWFQFRKSGMFKSSLFVSVSKAVSSLLNLVFMVYSVNILTKSENGLFQYYAGFLPVLLAIAEFGLPAALVKFLAPITGDKRKIGILLSSSMIIKLGALGALTCISFVGAILLKESSIVVALLVLGSFILSFNTFFESIFICFGNYISLSFWNPLTNLIRFVVLYSADQLTERALGHLDILAIFTVSPLFVLVLFFFVFPRRQLYWSGEKSGIMEMTSKLTSFNGYAFLASIFAMISDRMEIFFLKWYHSQESAAVYGTALQLFSGFVILFSVLNSLVYPKLSRLVDSEEFPKFLWKSVMLSVGMAVLLSPGFFMAEWILNLLFRGKYADSIGVFQILYPNYMMQLVFSPLGIALFALGQPRILAFLALLRLVSGLVLANLLIPEYGPNGAAFSYFLGQIVSWLILIGYFLAFFRR; encoded by the coding sequence ATGTCAAAGTTCTCGGGGAAGATGCAAAAAATTTCGGACCTTTGGTTTCAGTTCCGTAAATCCGGAATGTTCAAGTCTTCCCTTTTCGTCAGCGTTTCCAAGGCGGTTTCTTCACTGCTCAATCTCGTGTTTATGGTCTATTCCGTAAACATACTCACAAAAAGCGAGAACGGACTTTTTCAATACTATGCAGGATTTCTTCCGGTGCTTCTTGCGATCGCGGAGTTTGGGTTACCCGCAGCGCTCGTAAAATTTTTAGCTCCCATCACCGGAGATAAACGAAAGATCGGAATTCTTTTGTCTTCTTCTATGATAATCAAATTGGGTGCGCTTGGAGCTTTGACCTGTATCAGTTTTGTGGGGGCTATTCTTTTAAAGGAAAGTTCGATCGTGGTCGCGCTTCTCGTATTGGGAAGTTTTATACTCTCATTCAACACTTTTTTTGAAAGTATCTTTATCTGTTTCGGAAATTATATCTCTCTCTCGTTTTGGAATCCTCTGACGAATCTGATCCGGTTTGTGGTGTTGTATTCCGCAGATCAGCTCACAGAAAGGGCGCTTGGACATTTGGATATACTTGCGATCTTTACAGTGTCCCCGTTGTTCGTATTGGTTTTGTTTTTTTTCGTGTTTCCAAGAAGGCAATTGTATTGGAGCGGAGAAAAAAGCGGAATTATGGAGATGACCTCAAAGTTAACTTCGTTTAACGGATATGCGTTTTTAGCGTCCATCTTTGCGATGATTTCCGACAGAATGGAAATTTTCTTTTTGAAATGGTATCATTCGCAGGAGTCCGCGGCCGTATACGGAACCGCCTTGCAATTGTTCAGTGGATTCGTGATTTTATTTTCGGTACTCAATTCTCTCGTATATCCGAAGTTATCCCGCTTAGTAGATTCCGAGGAATTTCCGAAGTTTCTATGGAAGTCCGTGATGTTGTCGGTCGGAATGGCGGTTCTTTTGTCTCCCGGGTTTTTTATGGCGGAATGGATTCTAAATCTATTATTCCGAGGAAAATACGCAGACTCGATCGGGGTCTTTCAGATTTTATACCCGAACTATATGATGCAGTTAGTGTTTTCGCCACTCGGAATCGCGTTATTCGCCTTAGGCCAACCGAGAATACTTGCATTTTTGGCGTTGTTACGGTTGGTGAGCGGTTTGGTCTTAGCGAATCTACTCATACCGGAATACGGACCTAACGGTGCGGCGTTTTCCTACTTCTTAGGACAAATTGTGTCCTGGCTCATTTTGATCGGATACTTTTTAGCTTTCTTTCGAAGATGA
- a CDS encoding phosphatase PAP2 family protein codes for MSGNIGWFQDSFWFGEGFLKTLHGSILDPVLGVVTLLFHYLGGSIFNMIFLTVVYIFINRKLGIRLGVGFMTAGIINGMAKALFESPRPSLSWIGPGTLSETSYGFPSGHVQISVVIWGLVLIHVKNKTIRALSLFIILFMPFSRMYAGVHYPGDTLGGFILGLIVIALIEVIFRVFPEFEFPTPYEGQTLFNTKTLALIVVVLTLPSVLLHSNLDSLAKIKSYEQVISASGALGGFTIGILLSKFYTLDWEKVDSRAETIRRAAVLILGILLFYILPGIIVQRLFPENPVARYLRYGIVSSYIAFFSAYILAKMKRKG; via the coding sequence GTGAGTGGGAATATAGGTTGGTTTCAAGATTCGTTTTGGTTTGGGGAGGGTTTTTTAAAAACTCTCCACGGGTCCATTTTGGATCCGGTTTTAGGTGTTGTTACTTTGCTCTTTCACTATCTGGGCGGAAGTATATTCAATATGATTTTTCTAACCGTCGTTTATATTTTTATCAATCGAAAATTAGGAATCCGACTTGGGGTTGGATTTATGACGGCGGGAATCATCAACGGAATGGCGAAGGCTTTGTTTGAAAGTCCGAGACCTTCCCTTTCTTGGATTGGTCCCGGAACTCTCAGCGAAACTTCGTACGGGTTTCCTTCAGGACACGTTCAAATATCTGTCGTTATATGGGGGCTCGTTCTTATTCACGTAAAAAACAAAACGATCCGTGCGCTTTCACTTTTTATAATATTGTTTATGCCCTTTTCAAGAATGTATGCCGGAGTACATTATCCGGGGGATACCTTGGGCGGTTTTATTTTGGGGCTTATTGTAATCGCTTTGATAGAGGTTATATTCCGGGTTTTTCCAGAATTTGAATTTCCAACACCTTACGAGGGTCAGACTCTTTTCAATACGAAAACTCTTGCTTTGATCGTGGTTGTATTGACTTTGCCTTCTGTACTTTTACATTCGAATTTGGATTCGCTTGCGAAAATAAAGTCGTATGAACAAGTGATATCTGCAAGCGGCGCTTTGGGGGGATTTACGATTGGGATACTTCTTTCCAAATTTTATACTTTGGATTGGGAGAAGGTGGATTCCAGAGCGGAGACGATCCGAAGGGCGGCGGTTTTAATTTTGGGAATTTTACTTTTTTACATATTACCTGGCATCATAGTCCAAAGGCTCTTTCCAGAAAATCCGGTTGCAAGATACCTCCGGTACGGGATCGTTAGTAGTTATATCGCCTTTTTCTCTGCATACATATTAGCTAAGATGAAAAGAAAGGGCTGA
- a CDS encoding lysophospholipid acyltransferase family protein yields MEIRTESDSLDSLFLIPREPVKQFLKALLHLVYSVEVTGLENVPPSGGAVLISNHTDNLDVIVQGTSILRKVIYLGKYELFHPQETVLGILNNPDSPLNKFPLSLVKQTLVTTLNALGNLQGKQLMHWGGYPILRAHNVKDAKSAAVYYEDLENYMAELILKGELISIYPQGTRTEAIIPGSFKALAAKLAIRTGVPIIPSGIKGAWRMLKPEAFLSGKAFGTKITYNIGKPIYPHQFPTVPLKKAAKIVTEELENRVRMLIDFPES; encoded by the coding sequence ATGGAAATCCGCACAGAATCCGACTCTCTTGACAGCCTTTTTCTAATTCCGAGAGAACCAGTTAAACAATTCTTAAAAGCCCTTCTTCACCTCGTCTATTCTGTGGAAGTTACTGGTCTTGAAAACGTTCCACCATCGGGAGGCGCCGTTCTGATTTCCAATCACACGGACAATCTAGATGTAATCGTACAGGGAACCTCCATTTTGAGAAAAGTGATTTATCTCGGAAAATACGAATTGTTTCATCCTCAAGAAACCGTTTTGGGTATTCTTAACAATCCAGATTCCCCCTTGAACAAATTTCCCTTAAGTCTGGTAAAACAAACCTTGGTAACCACCCTGAACGCCCTTGGAAATCTGCAGGGAAAACAACTTATGCACTGGGGAGGTTATCCGATCTTAAGGGCGCATAATGTGAAAGATGCAAAATCCGCCGCAGTCTACTACGAAGACCTCGAAAATTACATGGCCGAACTCATCCTAAAAGGAGAACTCATTTCGATCTATCCTCAAGGAACGAGAACGGAAGCCATCATTCCCGGTTCGTTCAAAGCCCTTGCCGCAAAACTCGCGATTCGTACCGGAGTTCCGATCATCCCAAGCGGGATCAAAGGGGCTTGGAGGATGTTAAAACCGGAAGCTTTTTTGTCCGGCAAGGCCTTCGGCACGAAGATTACGTATAACATCGGTAAGCCGATCTATCCTCACCAGTTCCCCACCGTTCCTCTTAAAAAAGCCGCAAAAATCGTCACGGAAGAATTGGAAAATCGCGTGAGGATGCTCATCGATTTTCCAGAAAGCTAA
- a CDS encoding methylmalonyl-CoA mutase family protein, with product METQIYTPKHKVRFITAASLFDGHDASINIMRRILQASGVEVIHLGHNRSVKEIVECAIQEDAQGIAITSYQGGHVEYFKYMIDLLKEKGASHIKVFGGGGGTILPSEIKELEAYGVTRIYSPDDGRELGLQGMINDLIRRSDFIPPLTFNGTLHPSLKDKNPLAIAQSITLVENTFERQELEKSSLTEKLNFSPGSKAVPILGITGTGGAGKSSLTDELVRRFLLDFPDKSIAILSVDPSKRKTGGALLGDRIRMNSIFHKRVFMRSFATREANIALNKNVKRSIEVLKCAGFDLIIVETAGIGQSDSEITEVADIALYVMTPEYGAATQLEKIDMIDYADLIAINKFDKRGALDALRDVKKQFQRSRQLFDRNLDTMPVFGTIASQFNDPGTNLLYDSVIRSISEKLNLDWSSSYGKESGMSEKIFIIPPDRVRYLAEIREECRRYDQFTEAESEKARKLFQLFGAIEVLKSSGQDTNILKSEYSKIENSLSLETKKILSSWEEKLKNYQGENFTYQVRDKVIQVSNTSTSLSNLKIPKVAVPKFKDWGEIVRWSLQENFPGEFPFTAGVFPFKRTGEDPTRMFAGEGGPERTNARFHYVSFGMPAQRLSTAFDSVTLYGEDPGERPDIYGKIGNSGVSIATLDDAKKLYSGFDLCNPTTSVSMTINGPAPMVLAFFMNTAIDQACEKHIKSTGIEKEIRQRIESIYKVKNLPVPKYNASIPQGNDSLGLMLLGVTGDEVLEREVYEKIKQETLKVVRGTVQADILKEDQAQNTCIFSTEFALKMMGDIQEFFITNQVRNFYSVSISGYHIAEAGANPITQVAFTLANGLTYVEYFLSRGMKIDDFAPNLSFFFSNGIDPEYAVIGRVARKIWAKAARHKYGANDRSAMLKYHIQTSGRSLHAQEIAFNDIRTTLQALYAIYDNCNSLHTNAYDEAITTPTEESVRRAMAIQLIINRELGLAKNENPGQGSFIIEELTDLVEQAILQEFYRISERGGVLGAMEMMYQRNKIQEESLYYESLKHSGEFPVIGVNTFLSKEGSPTIIPEEVIRSTDSEKQAQIGALREFQKRNEKDLEDRLRKLKSVSLSNGNIFGELMETSKKVSLGQMTHALYEVGGQYRRSM from the coding sequence ATGGAAACGCAAATTTACACTCCAAAACACAAAGTTCGTTTTATCACGGCCGCTTCCCTTTTCGACGGCCACGACGCTTCAATCAATATCATGAGGAGAATTCTTCAGGCGTCCGGAGTCGAAGTCATTCATCTCGGTCACAACCGCTCCGTGAAGGAAATCGTGGAATGTGCAATCCAAGAAGACGCTCAAGGAATCGCCATCACGAGTTACCAAGGCGGTCACGTAGAATATTTCAAATATATGATCGACCTCTTGAAAGAAAAAGGCGCGAGTCATATCAAGGTATTCGGCGGAGGGGGTGGCACAATTCTTCCCTCCGAAATCAAAGAGTTGGAAGCCTACGGAGTAACACGCATCTATTCTCCGGACGACGGTAGAGAACTCGGCCTACAGGGAATGATCAACGATCTTATCCGTAGATCGGACTTCATTCCCCCTCTTACGTTCAACGGCACTCTTCACCCTTCTTTAAAAGACAAAAACCCTCTGGCGATCGCACAATCAATCACTCTCGTGGAAAACACGTTCGAAAGACAGGAACTCGAAAAATCGTCGTTAACCGAAAAACTAAATTTTTCTCCGGGATCAAAAGCCGTTCCGATCCTCGGGATCACGGGAACCGGAGGTGCGGGTAAATCCTCTTTGACCGACGAACTCGTCCGTAGATTTCTATTAGATTTCCCGGATAAATCGATCGCAATCCTTTCCGTGGATCCTTCTAAAAGGAAAACCGGAGGCGCGCTTCTAGGGGATCGGATTCGAATGAATTCTATCTTTCACAAAAGGGTTTTCATGAGATCCTTTGCGACAAGAGAAGCCAATATTGCGCTTAACAAAAACGTTAAGCGAAGCATAGAGGTCTTAAAATGCGCGGGTTTCGATCTGATCATCGTCGAAACCGCGGGGATCGGTCAGAGCGATTCCGAAATCACCGAAGTTGCAGACATAGCTTTGTATGTTATGACTCCAGAATACGGAGCCGCAACTCAATTGGAAAAAATCGACATGATCGACTACGCCGATCTGATCGCCATCAACAAATTTGACAAACGGGGAGCACTTGACGCTCTGAGAGACGTTAAAAAACAATTCCAAAGATCCAGACAATTATTTGATCGGAACTTGGATACGATGCCGGTTTTCGGAACGATCGCTTCCCAGTTCAACGATCCGGGAACTAACCTCCTTTACGACAGCGTAATCCGCTCCATCTCCGAAAAACTGAATTTAGATTGGTCTTCTTCCTACGGTAAAGAATCCGGAATGAGTGAAAAAATTTTTATCATTCCTCCGGACCGAGTCCGTTATCTCGCGGAAATTCGGGAAGAATGCCGTCGCTACGATCAGTTTACGGAAGCGGAATCCGAAAAAGCCAGAAAACTTTTTCAACTTTTCGGAGCGATCGAAGTTCTAAAATCATCCGGACAGGACACAAATATTCTAAAATCAGAATATTCTAAAATTGAAAATTCCCTCTCCCTAGAAACCAAAAAGATTCTTTCCAGTTGGGAAGAAAAATTAAAGAACTATCAGGGTGAAAATTTTACATATCAGGTTCGAGACAAAGTGATTCAGGTTTCCAACACGTCCACCTCCTTGAGCAATCTAAAAATCCCGAAAGTTGCCGTCCCAAAATTCAAAGACTGGGGAGAAATCGTTCGTTGGTCGCTTCAGGAAAATTTTCCTGGGGAATTTCCTTTTACCGCAGGAGTTTTTCCCTTCAAAAGAACCGGAGAGGATCCGACCCGTATGTTTGCGGGAGAAGGAGGCCCAGAAAGAACCAACGCGCGCTTTCACTACGTGAGTTTTGGAATGCCCGCACAACGTTTGTCTACCGCCTTCGACTCGGTCACGTTATACGGAGAAGATCCGGGAGAAAGGCCGGACATATACGGTAAGATTGGCAATTCAGGCGTTAGCATAGCAACCCTCGACGACGCCAAAAAACTTTATTCCGGTTTCGATCTCTGTAATCCCACGACATCCGTCTCAATGACAATCAATGGTCCCGCTCCGATGGTTCTTGCGTTTTTTATGAACACAGCAATTGATCAAGCTTGTGAAAAACACATCAAGTCAACCGGAATCGAAAAGGAAATTAGACAAAGAATCGAATCTATCTACAAAGTAAAAAATCTTCCCGTTCCAAAATACAACGCATCCATCCCGCAAGGAAATGACAGTTTGGGCTTGATGCTTTTGGGAGTCACAGGAGACGAGGTTTTGGAAAGAGAAGTTTACGAAAAGATAAAACAGGAAACCTTAAAGGTCGTTCGAGGAACTGTGCAAGCGGATATTCTCAAAGAAGATCAAGCTCAAAATACCTGTATCTTTTCCACCGAATTCGCCCTCAAGATGATGGGTGATATTCAGGAATTCTTCATCACCAATCAAGTTCGTAATTTTTATTCGGTTTCCATTTCTGGTTATCATATCGCGGAGGCAGGGGCCAATCCGATCACTCAGGTCGCATTCACTCTCGCAAATGGTTTGACCTATGTAGAATATTTCTTAAGCAGAGGAATGAAAATAGACGACTTCGCTCCGAATCTTTCTTTCTTCTTTTCGAACGGGATCGATCCGGAATACGCTGTAATCGGTAGAGTGGCGAGAAAAATTTGGGCAAAAGCGGCGAGACACAAATACGGAGCTAACGACCGTTCTGCGATGCTCAAATACCATATTCAAACCTCGGGAAGATCTTTGCACGCACAAGAGATTGCGTTCAATGACATTAGAACCACCCTTCAGGCTCTTTATGCGATTTACGACAATTGCAATTCCTTACATACAAACGCGTACGACGAGGCAATCACCACTCCGACGGAAGAATCCGTCCGCCGCGCGATGGCGATTCAGCTCATCATTAATCGAGAACTCGGACTCGCAAAAAACGAAAACCCCGGGCAAGGTTCGTTTATCATCGAAGAACTTACCGACTTGGTAGAACAAGCGATTTTGCAGGAATTTTATAGAATCTCCGAAAGAGGTGGTGTTCTCGGCGCCATGGAGATGATGTATCAAAGAAATAAAATACAGGAAGAATCTTTATATTACGAATCTCTAAAACATAGCGGTGAATTTCCTGTGATCGGCGTGAATACTTTTCTAAGTAAAGAAGGTTCTCCTACAATTATTCCGGAAGAAGTAATCCGCTCAACCGATTCGGAAAAACAAGCTCAAATCGGAGCGCTTCGAGAATTCCAGAAACGTAACGAAAAGGATCTTGAAGACCGTCTGAGAAAATTAAAATCTGTTAGTCTTTCGAACGGGAACATATTCGGAGAACTAATGGAAACGTCCAAAAAAGTTTCTTTAGGTCAGATGACCCATGCTCTCTACGAAGTGGGCGGACAATACCGCAGAAGTATGTGA